CCGTCGCTGCGGGGTGCTCGTAGTTTTCACGGACTTTGAGCCCGAGCATACGGTCTTCCATCATGTCGGTGCGGCCGACGCCGTACGCACCTGCGAGCTCGTTGAGGTGCTCGATGAGCGCTAGCGGCTCCATCTCCTCGCCGTTGACCGCGACGGGGTAGCCGTTCTCGAACTCGATTTCGACGAGTTCCGTCTCGCTGCCGGGCGCGTCGGTCCACTCGTAGATCTCTTCGGGGGGAACGTAGCCCGGATCTTCCAGTTGGCCGCCCTCGATGGAGCGGCTCCAGAGGTTGGTGTCGATGGACCAGACTCCCTCGTTGCCGCCCTCGACGGGGAGCTCCTTCTCGGCGGCGTACTCCATCTCCCACTCGCGAGTGAGACCGAGTTCGCGCACGGGGGCGATGACTTCGAGGTCGGAGGCGCGCCAGACCGCCTCGAAGCGGAGTTGGTCGTTGCCTTTGCCGGTGCAGCCGTGGGCGATGCCCTCGCAGTCGTGTTCTTTCGCCACGTCGAGGATGGCCTCGGCGATGACCGGACGCGCGAGCGCCGTCCCGAGCGGGTAGCCCTGGTAGGTCGCGTTCGCGCGTACGGAGTAGAGGCACTGTTCGGCGAACTCGGCTCGCGCGTCCACGACGTAATGTTCGAGGTCCAACGCCTCAGCCGTCTCCTCGGCCTCGTCGAACTCCTCGGCCGGTTGGCCGACGTCGACCGTGACGCCGATTACTTCGTCGTACCCGTACTCCTCTTCGAGGAGCGGGACGCATACTGTCGTGTCGAGTCCGCCGCTAAACGCGAGTGCCACGCGTGTCA
This genomic stretch from Haloprofundus salilacus harbors:
- a CDS encoding argininosuccinate synthase, with amino-acid sequence MTRVALAFSGGLDTTVCVPLLEEEYGYDEVIGVTVDVGQPAEEFDEAEETAEALDLEHYVVDARAEFAEQCLYSVRANATYQGYPLGTALARPVIAEAILDVAKEHDCEGIAHGCTGKGNDQLRFEAVWRASDLEVIAPVRELGLTREWEMEYAAEKELPVEGGNEGVWSIDTNLWSRSIEGGQLEDPGYVPPEEIYEWTDAPGSETELVEIEFENGYPVAVNGEEMEPLALIEHLNELAGAYGVGRTDMMEDRMLGLKVRENYEHPAATVLLTAHEALEGLVLTKEERDFKTTVDNEWAQKGYEGLVDSPLMDSLNAFIDQSQGTVTGTVTVKLQGGQARPVARESEFAVYSESAASFNTETVDGIEQADATGVAKYHGFQSRLANEVTNNVEKPELAADGGATGSGSNEDN